One region of Myxocyprinus asiaticus isolate MX2 ecotype Aquarium Trade chromosome 38, UBuf_Myxa_2, whole genome shotgun sequence genomic DNA includes:
- the LOC127428901 gene encoding serine/threonine-protein kinase NIM1-like, translating to MCTRESQVSPQVQRYNLYTLTDSSECGSEKEEVDPSKHLTPLQKLTLEMCNNEDTIKEITVGRRVGFYKVRGEIGCGNFSKVKLAFHALTKDKVAIKILEKMRLDLQTQRMLSREISNMESLYHPNLLQLYEVVETPSRLYLVLEFAGGGDLHTRISTGGKLSDRESKIIFAQILSAVKYMHENNIIHRDLKAENVLYTINGCVKVADFGFSTRVNNRNQALDTFCGSPPYAAPELFKDESYIGPPVDVWAMGVLLFFMVTGTLPFRADTVAKLRHSVLDGAYALPTWVSAPCQRLIKGILKPDPSDRCALDQMLGCEWLLPVELSRPLPPLSQLNPVYLLEAGPAELDRDLEEVKAVLEELGITEEHILNNQGKSIRSPITGVYRILLHRVKISRGAEFAPMISGVVKDPKRDSLRAYRNLLHSSKLCVLS from the exons ATGTGTACAAGGGAAAGTCAGGTGTCTCCACAGGTACAGCGGTACAACCTTTACACTCTGACGGACAGCTCAGAATGTGGGTCAGAGAAAGAAGAGGTAGACCCTTCCAAGCACCTGACACCCTTGCAAAAGTTAACACTTGAGATGTGCAATAATGAAGACACCATAAAGGAAATAACTGTTGGCAGAAGGGTAGGCTTCTACAAAGTCCGTGGTGAAATAGGCTGTGGGAACTTTTCGAAAGTCAAACTGGCCTTCCATGCCCTCACCAAAG ACAAAGTTGCCATTAAAATCCTAGAGAAGATGAGGCTTGATCTGCAGACCCAGAGAATGCTGTCCAGAGAGATATCCAACATGGAGAGTTTGTATCACCCAAACTTACTGCAACTCTATGAGGTTGTGGAGACGCCAAGTCGGTTGTACCTGGTTCTGGAGTTCGCTGGAGGAGGAGACCTCCACACCAGAATCAGCACAGGAGGAAAACTCTCTGACCGAGAGAGCAAGATTATATTTGCCCAAATTCTATCAGCAGTCAAATACATG CACGAAAACAACATCATTCATCGCGATTTGAAGGCTGAAAATGTTCTCTATACCATCAATGGCTGTGTAAAGGTAGCTGACTTTGGCTTCAGCACAAGGGTCAATAATCGCAACCAAGCCCTAGACACTTTTTGTGGTTCTCCTCCTTATGCTGCTCCTGAGCTCTTTAAAGATGAGTCCTACATCGGGCCACCTGTGGATGTGTGGGCAATGGGCGTCCTTCTCTTTTTCATGGTGACTGGCACCTTGCCTTTCCGTGCTGACACTGTAGCCAAGCTGCGCCACAGCGTGCTGGATGGGGCCTATGCCCTGCCAACCTGGGTATCAGCTCCGTGTCAGCGGTTGATCAAGGGGATCCTGAAGCCAGACCCATCAGACCGATGTGCATTGGACCAGATGTTGGGCTGTGAGTGGCTGTTGCCAGTAGAACTCTCTCGCCCACTTCCTCCCTTATCCCAGCTCAACCCTGTTTATCTCCTGGAGGCTGGCCCGGCGGAgctagacagagacctggaggaGGTAAAAGCAGTCCTGGAGGAACTGGGAATCACTGAGGAACATATTCTCAATAACCAAGGAAAAAGTATTCGCAGTCCCATTACAGGGGTTTACCGCATATTGTTGCATAGAGTTAAAATAAGCAGGGGAGCAGAGTTTGCACCAATGATCAGTGGAGTTGTCAAAGATCCTAAAAGAGATAGTCTCCGTGCCTACAGGAATTTACTGCACTCCTCAAAACTGTGTGTCCTCTCTTAA